The proteins below come from a single Serinus canaria isolate serCan28SL12 chromosome 6, serCan2020, whole genome shotgun sequence genomic window:
- the LOC108961653 gene encoding lipase member M-like isoform X3 produces MTEPLALPPAAWPDVPGNESPSVSFRHEMWLLIAVLLLLRAPTSSEGATKQKKALNPEALMNVSQIICHRGYPSEEYEVLTRDGYYIHLNRIPHGREKPKNRGARPVVFLQHGIFGEGSHWVENLANNSLGFILADSGYDVWLANSRGTSWSRRHQHLSADQVEFWDFSFHEMAMFDLPAAIDFVLQRTGQKQLHYVGYSQGCSIAFIAFSSLPELARKVKMFFALAPAVSLKHARSPFMKMQLLVDNKLQMIPTRLDVYTSHYPDGTSVKNIIHWAQVIKSGEFKAFDYGSENPTRYHQDTPPLYRVEEMPVPTAVWSGGQDWAADWRDVLQLLPRISHLVTYTHIPDWNHWDFVWGLDAPGRLYSSILSLMEGSQ; encoded by the exons ATGACAGAgccactggcactgccaccagcagcctggccagACGTGCCTGGTAACGAATCTCCCTCGGTGTCCTTCAG GCACGAGATGTGGCTGCTCATTGCAGTCTTGCTCCTCCTACGAGCGCCCACCAGCTCCGAAGGTGCCACCAAGCAGAAGAAGGCTCTGAACCCCGAGGCTCTCATGAACGTT agcCAAATCATCTGCCACAGAGGGTACCCCAGTGAGGAGTATGAAGTGCTGACTCGTGATGGCTACTACATCCACCTGAACAGGATTCCTCATGGAAGGGAAAAGCCTAAGAACAGAG GGGCCAGGCCAGTGGTGTTTCTCCAGCACGGGATATTTGGAGAAGGCAGCCACTGGGTGGAAAATCTGGCCAACAACAGCCTTGGCTTCATACTAGCAGACTCTGGCTATGATGTGTGGCTGGCAAACAGCCGGGGGACGAGCTGGTCCCGGAGACACCAGCACCTTTCAGCTGACCAGGTGGAATTCTGGGATTTCAG cttccaTGAGATGGCAATGTTCGACCTGCCGGCCGCCATCGACTTTGTGTTGCAGAGAACGGGGCAGAAGCAGCTCCACTACGTTGGAtactcccagggctgctcaaTTG cgTTTATTGCGTTTTCATCCCTGCCCGAACTGGCTCGGAAAGTCAAAATGTTTTttgccctggctccagcagtgTCACTGAAGCATGCCAGAAGTCCATTCATGAAGATGCAGCTCCTTGTGGACAACAAGCTCCAGATGATTCCG ACACGGCTGGATGTGTACACATCCCACTATCCAGATGGCACCTCTGTCAAAAACATCATCCACTGGGCCCAG GTGATAAAATCTGGAGAATTCAAAGCCTTTGACTACGGCAGCGAGAACCCCACTAGGTACCACCAG GACACACCACCCTTGTACCGCGTGGAGGAGATGCCGGTGCCCACGGCGGTGTGGTCAGGAGGGCAGGACTGGGCAGCTGACTGGAGGGAcgtgctccagctgctgccccgcATCAGCCACCTCGTCACCTACACCCACATCCCCGACTGGAACCACTGGGACTTTGTCTGGGGCCTGGACGCCCCTGGGCGCCTCTACAGCAGCATCCTGAGCCTGATGGAGGGGTCCCAGTAG
- the LOC108961653 gene encoding lipase member M-like isoform X1 gives MTEPLALPPAAWPDVPGNESPSVSFRHEMWLLIAVLLLLRAPTSSEGATKQKKALNPEALMNVSQIICHRGYPSEEYEVLTRDGYYIHLNRIPHGREKPKNRGARPVVFLQHGIFGEGSHWVENLANNSLGFILADSGYDVWLANSRGTSWSRRHQHLSADQVEFWDFSFHEMAMFDLPAAIDFVLQRTGQKQLHYVGYSQGCSIAFIAFSSLPELARKVKMFFALAPAVSLKHARSPFMKMQLLVDNKLQMIPLLLGRTDASLRIRKLWRFLPELCRHTLLHRACANLLFLLGGYNEKNLNMTRLDVYTSHYPDGTSVKNIIHWAQVIKSGEFKAFDYGSENPTRYHQDTPPLYRVEEMPVPTAVWSGGQDWAADWRDVLQLLPRISHLVTYTHIPDWNHWDFVWGLDAPGRLYSSILSLMEGSQ, from the exons ATGACAGAgccactggcactgccaccagcagcctggccagACGTGCCTGGTAACGAATCTCCCTCGGTGTCCTTCAG GCACGAGATGTGGCTGCTCATTGCAGTCTTGCTCCTCCTACGAGCGCCCACCAGCTCCGAAGGTGCCACCAAGCAGAAGAAGGCTCTGAACCCCGAGGCTCTCATGAACGTT agcCAAATCATCTGCCACAGAGGGTACCCCAGTGAGGAGTATGAAGTGCTGACTCGTGATGGCTACTACATCCACCTGAACAGGATTCCTCATGGAAGGGAAAAGCCTAAGAACAGAG GGGCCAGGCCAGTGGTGTTTCTCCAGCACGGGATATTTGGAGAAGGCAGCCACTGGGTGGAAAATCTGGCCAACAACAGCCTTGGCTTCATACTAGCAGACTCTGGCTATGATGTGTGGCTGGCAAACAGCCGGGGGACGAGCTGGTCCCGGAGACACCAGCACCTTTCAGCTGACCAGGTGGAATTCTGGGATTTCAG cttccaTGAGATGGCAATGTTCGACCTGCCGGCCGCCATCGACTTTGTGTTGCAGAGAACGGGGCAGAAGCAGCTCCACTACGTTGGAtactcccagggctgctcaaTTG cgTTTATTGCGTTTTCATCCCTGCCCGAACTGGCTCGGAAAGTCAAAATGTTTTttgccctggctccagcagtgTCACTGAAGCATGCCAGAAGTCCATTCATGAAGATGCAGCTCCTTGTGGACAACAAGCTCCAGATGATTCCG ctgctgctgggcagaacGGACGCGTCCCTGCGCATCAGGAAGCTGTGGCGCTTTCTCCCCGAGCTCTGCAGGCACACGCTGCTGCACAGGGCCTGTGCCaacctcctcttcctgctggggGGCTACAACGAGAAGAACCTCAACATG ACACGGCTGGATGTGTACACATCCCACTATCCAGATGGCACCTCTGTCAAAAACATCATCCACTGGGCCCAG GTGATAAAATCTGGAGAATTCAAAGCCTTTGACTACGGCAGCGAGAACCCCACTAGGTACCACCAG GACACACCACCCTTGTACCGCGTGGAGGAGATGCCGGTGCCCACGGCGGTGTGGTCAGGAGGGCAGGACTGGGCAGCTGACTGGAGGGAcgtgctccagctgctgccccgcATCAGCCACCTCGTCACCTACACCCACATCCCCGACTGGAACCACTGGGACTTTGTCTGGGGCCTGGACGCCCCTGGGCGCCTCTACAGCAGCATCCTGAGCCTGATGGAGGGGTCCCAGTAG
- the LOC108961653 gene encoding lipase member M-like isoform X2, giving the protein MWLLIAVLLLLRAPTSSEGATKQKKALNPEALMNVSQIICHRGYPSEEYEVLTRDGYYIHLNRIPHGREKPKNRGARPVVFLQHGIFGEGSHWVENLANNSLGFILADSGYDVWLANSRGTSWSRRHQHLSADQVEFWDFSFHEMAMFDLPAAIDFVLQRTGQKQLHYVGYSQGCSIAFIAFSSLPELARKVKMFFALAPAVSLKHARSPFMKMQLLVDNKLQMIPLLLGRTDASLRIRKLWRFLPELCRHTLLHRACANLLFLLGGYNEKNLNMTRLDVYTSHYPDGTSVKNIIHWAQVIKSGEFKAFDYGSENPTRYHQDTPPLYRVEEMPVPTAVWSGGQDWAADWRDVLQLLPRISHLVTYTHIPDWNHWDFVWGLDAPGRLYSSILSLMEGSQ; this is encoded by the exons ATGTGGCTGCTCATTGCAGTCTTGCTCCTCCTACGAGCGCCCACCAGCTCCGAAGGTGCCACCAAGCAGAAGAAGGCTCTGAACCCCGAGGCTCTCATGAACGTT agcCAAATCATCTGCCACAGAGGGTACCCCAGTGAGGAGTATGAAGTGCTGACTCGTGATGGCTACTACATCCACCTGAACAGGATTCCTCATGGAAGGGAAAAGCCTAAGAACAGAG GGGCCAGGCCAGTGGTGTTTCTCCAGCACGGGATATTTGGAGAAGGCAGCCACTGGGTGGAAAATCTGGCCAACAACAGCCTTGGCTTCATACTAGCAGACTCTGGCTATGATGTGTGGCTGGCAAACAGCCGGGGGACGAGCTGGTCCCGGAGACACCAGCACCTTTCAGCTGACCAGGTGGAATTCTGGGATTTCAG cttccaTGAGATGGCAATGTTCGACCTGCCGGCCGCCATCGACTTTGTGTTGCAGAGAACGGGGCAGAAGCAGCTCCACTACGTTGGAtactcccagggctgctcaaTTG cgTTTATTGCGTTTTCATCCCTGCCCGAACTGGCTCGGAAAGTCAAAATGTTTTttgccctggctccagcagtgTCACTGAAGCATGCCAGAAGTCCATTCATGAAGATGCAGCTCCTTGTGGACAACAAGCTCCAGATGATTCCG ctgctgctgggcagaacGGACGCGTCCCTGCGCATCAGGAAGCTGTGGCGCTTTCTCCCCGAGCTCTGCAGGCACACGCTGCTGCACAGGGCCTGTGCCaacctcctcttcctgctggggGGCTACAACGAGAAGAACCTCAACATG ACACGGCTGGATGTGTACACATCCCACTATCCAGATGGCACCTCTGTCAAAAACATCATCCACTGGGCCCAG GTGATAAAATCTGGAGAATTCAAAGCCTTTGACTACGGCAGCGAGAACCCCACTAGGTACCACCAG GACACACCACCCTTGTACCGCGTGGAGGAGATGCCGGTGCCCACGGCGGTGTGGTCAGGAGGGCAGGACTGGGCAGCTGACTGGAGGGAcgtgctccagctgctgccccgcATCAGCCACCTCGTCACCTACACCCACATCCCCGACTGGAACCACTGGGACTTTGTCTGGGGCCTGGACGCCCCTGGGCGCCTCTACAGCAGCATCCTGAGCCTGATGGAGGGGTCCCAGTAG
- the LOC103814228 gene encoding putative lysosomal acid lipase/cholesteryl ester hydrolase isoform X1, with translation MTPRDRGTCHHPRRDLLRQQAAPGQRHHQLARGEAWQALGSSRRHGNAAKAAQVNSSPAGGGTGGSGGSRRSRIWRGGSASPVRAACAGSRDLLLGAQRGQGLPQLFWPPRSTMTWLFLTISCFMLVAPKSEGNPEVSMDVGEIIRYHGYPFEEHEVVTEDGYYLTLQRIPHGRDSPGSFSLPHKAGAQPPNRFCPPPKAVVLLQHGLVLEGSNWVTNLPNTSLGFILADAGYDVWIGNSRGNSWSRKHQEFEFYQQEYSAYSFHEMAMYDLPASINYILQKTGQEQLYYVAYSQGTTTGFIAFSSIPELDRKIKMFFALAPITVNSNMKSPLVRLFDLPEVLLKVILGQTVVFDKDEVLKQVISTMCTYPMLKTVCSLVFYLPGGFTNSLNVSRMDVYLARYPDSTSLKNMLHWRQLYQTGEFKHYDYGSDNVLHYNQTTPPFYELEKMKTPLAAWYGGKDWISAPEDVNITLPRISNVAYKKYIPEFVHFDFLWGKQVYEQVYREMLDLMEKGT, from the exons ATGACACCCAGAGATCGTGGGACCTGTCACCATCCCCGCAGGGACCTCCtcaggcagcaggcagctcctggccaaAGGCATCACCAGCTGGCAAGAGGGGAAGCCTGGCAAG CTCTCGGCTCTTCACGGCGCCACGGAAACGCTGCCAAGGCAGCCCAGGTGAATTCCAGCCCGGCAGGAGGAGGGACCGGAGGGAGTGGCGGCTCCCGGCGCTCCCGAATCTGGAGAGGAGGCAGCGCCAGCCCGGTGCGAGCGGCGTGCGCAGGCAGCAGGGACCTTCTGCTCGGGGCACAGCGGGGACAAGGGCTCCCACAGCTCTTCTGGCCGCCACGG AGCACCATGACGTGGCTGTTCCTCACCATTTCTTGTTTCATGCTCGTCGCTCCAAAGTCAGAAGGGAACCCTGAGGTGTCCATGGATGTT ggCGAAATTATCCGGTACCACGGGTACCCCTTCGAGGAGCACGAGGTGGTGACAGAGGACGGGTATTACCTCACCCTGCAGAGGATCCCCCACGGCAGAGACAGCCCAGGGAGCTTCAGCCTGCCCCACaaggcaggggcacagcccccCAACAGGTTCTGTCCCC ctccaaAGGCCGTGGTCCTCCTGCAGCATGGCCTGGTGTTGGAGGGAAGCAACTGGGTCACCAACTTGCCCAACACCAGCCTGGGCTTCATCCTGGCCGACGCTGGCTACGACGTCTGGATTGGGAACAGCCGGGGGAACAGCTGGTCACGGAAACACCAGGAGTTTGAATTCTACCAGCAGGAATACTCAGCCTACAG CTTCCATGAGATGGCCATGTATGACCTTCCAGCATCCATCAACTACATCCTGCAGAAAacggggcaggagcagctgtacTACGTGGCTTATTCCCAAGGCACCACCACAG GTTTCATTGCCTTCTCGTCCATTCCCGAGCTGGACCGCAAGATCAAGATGTTCTTCGCCTTGGCTCCCATCACCGTGAACTCCAACATGAAATCCCCCTTGGTGAGGCTGTTCGACCTGCCCGAGGTGCTGCTCAAG GTCATTTTAGGCCAGACAGTGGTCTTTGATAAGGATGAGGTCTTGAAGCAAGTGATTTCCACCATGTGCACCTACCCCATGCTGAAAACCGTGTGCTCTTTGGTGTTCTACCTGCCTGGTGGGTTCACCAACAGCCTGAACGTG AGCCGCATGGATGTCTACCTGGCCCGCTACCCTGACTCCACATCCCTAAAGAACATGTTGCACTGGCGCCAG ctctaTCAGACCGGGGAATTCAAGCATTACGATTACGGCAGCGACAACGTGCTCCATTACAACCAG ACCACTCCTCCCTTCTATGAGCTGGAGAAGATGAAAACCCCTCTGGCTGCCTGGTATGGGGGCAAGGACTGGATTTCAGCCCCCGAGGACGTGAACATCACCCTGCCCCGCATCTCCAACGTGGCCTACAAGAAATACATCCCTGAATTTGTGCACTTTGACTTCCTCTGGGGCAAGCAGGTCTACGAGCAGGTCTACAGGGAAATGCTTGACCTGATGGAGAAGGGCACCtag
- the LOC103814228 gene encoding putative lysosomal acid lipase/cholesteryl ester hydrolase isoform X2: MTPRDRGTCHHPRRDLLRQQAAPGQRHHQLARGEAWQALGSSRRHGNAAKAAQVNSSPAGGGTGGSGGSRRSRIWRGGSASPVRAACAGSRDLLLGAQRGQGLPQLFWPPRSTMTWLFLTISCFMLVAPKSEGNPEVSMDVGEIIRYHGYPFEEHEVVTEDGYYLTLQRIPHGRDSPGSFSLPHKAGAQPPNRFCPPPKAVVLLQHGLVLEGSNWVTNLPNTSLGFILADAGYDVWIGNSRGNSWSRKHQEFEFYQQEYSAYSFHEMAMYDLPASINYILQKTGQEQLYYVAYSQGTTTGFIAFSSIPELDRKIKMFFALAPITVNSNMKSPLVRLFDLPEVLLKVILGQTVVFDKDEVLKQVISTMCTYPMLKTVCSLVFYLPGGFTNSLNVLYQTGEFKHYDYGSDNVLHYNQTTPPFYELEKMKTPLAAWYGGKDWISAPEDVNITLPRISNVAYKKYIPEFVHFDFLWGKQVYEQVYREMLDLMEKGT; this comes from the exons ATGACACCCAGAGATCGTGGGACCTGTCACCATCCCCGCAGGGACCTCCtcaggcagcaggcagctcctggccaaAGGCATCACCAGCTGGCAAGAGGGGAAGCCTGGCAAG CTCTCGGCTCTTCACGGCGCCACGGAAACGCTGCCAAGGCAGCCCAGGTGAATTCCAGCCCGGCAGGAGGAGGGACCGGAGGGAGTGGCGGCTCCCGGCGCTCCCGAATCTGGAGAGGAGGCAGCGCCAGCCCGGTGCGAGCGGCGTGCGCAGGCAGCAGGGACCTTCTGCTCGGGGCACAGCGGGGACAAGGGCTCCCACAGCTCTTCTGGCCGCCACGG AGCACCATGACGTGGCTGTTCCTCACCATTTCTTGTTTCATGCTCGTCGCTCCAAAGTCAGAAGGGAACCCTGAGGTGTCCATGGATGTT ggCGAAATTATCCGGTACCACGGGTACCCCTTCGAGGAGCACGAGGTGGTGACAGAGGACGGGTATTACCTCACCCTGCAGAGGATCCCCCACGGCAGAGACAGCCCAGGGAGCTTCAGCCTGCCCCACaaggcaggggcacagcccccCAACAGGTTCTGTCCCC ctccaaAGGCCGTGGTCCTCCTGCAGCATGGCCTGGTGTTGGAGGGAAGCAACTGGGTCACCAACTTGCCCAACACCAGCCTGGGCTTCATCCTGGCCGACGCTGGCTACGACGTCTGGATTGGGAACAGCCGGGGGAACAGCTGGTCACGGAAACACCAGGAGTTTGAATTCTACCAGCAGGAATACTCAGCCTACAG CTTCCATGAGATGGCCATGTATGACCTTCCAGCATCCATCAACTACATCCTGCAGAAAacggggcaggagcagctgtacTACGTGGCTTATTCCCAAGGCACCACCACAG GTTTCATTGCCTTCTCGTCCATTCCCGAGCTGGACCGCAAGATCAAGATGTTCTTCGCCTTGGCTCCCATCACCGTGAACTCCAACATGAAATCCCCCTTGGTGAGGCTGTTCGACCTGCCCGAGGTGCTGCTCAAG GTCATTTTAGGCCAGACAGTGGTCTTTGATAAGGATGAGGTCTTGAAGCAAGTGATTTCCACCATGTGCACCTACCCCATGCTGAAAACCGTGTGCTCTTTGGTGTTCTACCTGCCTGGTGGGTTCACCAACAGCCTGAACGTG ctctaTCAGACCGGGGAATTCAAGCATTACGATTACGGCAGCGACAACGTGCTCCATTACAACCAG ACCACTCCTCCCTTCTATGAGCTGGAGAAGATGAAAACCCCTCTGGCTGCCTGGTATGGGGGCAAGGACTGGATTTCAGCCCCCGAGGACGTGAACATCACCCTGCCCCGCATCTCCAACGTGGCCTACAAGAAATACATCCCTGAATTTGTGCACTTTGACTTCCTCTGGGGCAAGCAGGTCTACGAGCAGGTCTACAGGGAAATGCTTGACCTGATGGAGAAGGGCACCtag
- the LOC103814227 gene encoding putative lysosomal acid lipase/cholesteryl ester hydrolase, with translation MWLLLVALCLAQGLEDAIPDAEVSHNPERFMNISQKILFHGYPSEEYEVMTEDGYFLSLNRIPHGKGGAGLSGPRTPVLIVHGFCLDGGDWVDNFPESSLAFILADAGHDVWIGNNRGSSWSRRHRSLSPASEEFWDFSFHEMAMYDLPAMVGFILMQTEQEQLFYVGHAQGSSLGFIAFSSLPHLAGKIKLFFALAPVYTFRHARGPVLKLAFLPDLLLKEIFGTRELVLVPRKEKLLLAEKCSQPLEAEACANSIFLVGGFDWNNLNKSRLDVYISHFPDYTSVKNLLHWGQTAKSAEFKQFDYGLRNMEKYNQRRPPFYQLEAMRVPVALWSGGHDWVTPHEETQRLLAHLSNVVHHEHFPDWNHFDHHWGLNAPQRMYQRMVAMMEENP, from the exons atgtggctgctgctggtggccctgTGCCTGGCCCAGGGGCTGGAAGATGCCATCCCAGATGCTGAAGTGTCCCACAACCCTGAGAGGTTCATGAACATT agccagaagaTCCTTTTCCACGGCTATCCCAGCGAGGAGTACGAGGTGATGACAGAGGATGGCTACTTCCTGAGCCTCAACAGGATTCCCCACGGCAAGGGGGGCGCCGGGCTCTCAG ggCCCAGGACCCCGGTGCTGATCGTGCACGGGTTTTGCCTGGATGGTGGTGACTGGGTGGACAATTTCCCCGAGAGCAGCCTGGCCTTCATCCTGGCGGACGCGGGACACGACGTCTGGATCGGGAACAACCGCGGCAGCAGCTGGTCCCGCCGGCACCGCAGCCTCTCCCCGGCCTCCGAGGAGTTCTGGGACTTCAG CTTCCACGAGATGGCCATGTACGACCTGCCGGCCATGGTGGGCTTCATCCTGATGCAAacggagcaggagcagctgttcTACGTGGGCCACGCTCAGGGCAGCTCCCTGG GTTTCATAGCCTTTTCCAGCTTGCCACATCTGGCCGGGAAAATCAAACTCTTCTTTGCCCTGGCTCCTGTGTACACCTTCCGCCACGCCCGGGGCCCCGTGTTAAAGCTGGCCTTCCTGCCAGACCTGCTGCTCAAG gagattTTTGGAACCAGAGAGCTGGTTCTGGTGCCGaggaaggagaagctgctgctggctgagaagTGCAGCCAGCCACTGGAAGCTGAAGCGTGTGCCAACAGCATCTTCCTGGTTGGGGGGTTTGACTGGAACAACTTGAACAAG aGCCGACTGGATGTGTACATATCTCATTTTCCAGACTACACATCAGTAAAAAACCTTCTGCACTGGGGACAG ACTGCAAAATCTGCCGAGTTCAAGCAGTTCGACTACGGGCTGAGAAACATGGAGAAGTACAACCAG CGGAGGCCTCCCTTTTACCAGCTCGAGGCCATGAGGGTGCCAGTGGCCCTGTGGAGCGGGGGGCACGACTGGGTCACCCCCCACGAGGAGACCCAGCGCTTGCTGGCCCACCTCAGCAACGTCGTGCACCACGAGCACTTCCCCGACTGGAACCACTTCGACCACCACTGGGGCCTGAACGCCCCCCAGCGCATGTACCAGCGGATGGTGGCCATGATGGAGGAGAATCCATga